In Tenebrio molitor chromosome 6, icTenMoli1.1, whole genome shotgun sequence, one genomic interval encodes:
- the ATP8A gene encoding probable phospholipid-transporting ATPase IA isoform X3, whose product MPLYMELYNLIRDRFFPHEEDGTASSSALDRETEAGDVHAPSEDRVIFINRTQPAVSKFVNNRISTAKYSVIRFIPLFLFEQFRRWANIFFLMIALLQQIPDVSPTGRYTTLVPLIFILSVSAIKEIIEDIKRHRADDETNHRKVEVLRAENWISVRWMDVIVGDIVKVLNNTFFPADLILLSSSEPQGMSFIETANLDGETNLKIRQALPSTARLTTINDLKNLSGTIECEPPNRHLYEFTGVLKETNKIAQPLGPDQVMLRGAMLRNTSWVFGIVAYTGHETKLMRNSTSAPLKRSSVDKLTNIQILLLFGILFTMCLISAIFNLLWNNNQSGADDYIGLEPNSTQNFAYNLLTFLILFNNLIPISLQVTLEVVRFIQAIFINMDIKMYHEESDTPAMARTSNLNEELGQVKYIFSDKTGTLTRNVMEFKRCAIGHDVYDALADNVNDALIVKHLRQEHKNAELIKELLVLLSVCHTVIPEKMPDGSVVYHAASPDERALVYGASRFGYVFKSRTPSFVEINALGEKQRYEILSVLEFSSARKRMSVIVKDPEGKIKLFCKGADTVIYERLDSLGREHSDVLLQHLENFATEGLRTLCCAVVELTKEDYEEWKKLYHKATISLQHREEKVEEAANLIERKLKLIGATAIEDKLQDGVPEAIATLLNANINIWVLTGDKQETAINIGYSCKLLSHGMQHILLNEEGLDNTRESILRHNAELGENLERQNDIALVIDGKTLKYALTCELRTDFLQLCISCKVVICCRVSPIQKAEVVEYVTKYTKTVTLAIGDGANDVAMIQKAHVGVGISGAEGLQAACASDYSIAQFRFLLRLLLVHGAWNYSRMCKLILYSFYKNICLYVIELWFAIYSGWSGQILFERWSIGFYNVLFTALPPLAMGLFDKTCSDEVMMTHPQLYKPSQNGQLFNVKVFWLWVFNGMIHSAILFWLPLLICEHDILWMSGRDGGYLVVGNFVYTYVVITVCLKAGLVTNSWTWLTHCAIWGSIVLWFVFIIAYSMFWPTVPVGSVMSGMYLMLFTTAVFWLGMFLIPAIAIIPDFLIKVCPLSDVLLKIWCPCPIIRGTIFKSLTDAVREGEIRKTGTDVFRGESKNSLSETARLLKNVFTRRTPRIDLEVEMSREYHTFTSRASFSLCEPTNFVLLFLYVYRLFRRCANAWVTPGRAILMRVFVRWIRLFARGRRRRLANGGDQSLRHQHSQTGRDVKGAAATRFETAKTCAFIACKWLFFI is encoded by the exons ATGCCGCTTTACATGGAACTGTACAACCTAATCCGCGACAGATTCTTTCCCC ACGAAGAAGATGGAACTGCATCGTCGTCGGCCCTGGACCGCGAAACGGAAGCGGGGGATGTTCACGCACCGAGCGAGGATCGCGTGATATTCATCAACAGGACACAACCGGCAGTATCAAAATTCGTCAACAACCGAATATCAACCGCTAAATATAG TGTTATACGTTTCATACCGTTGTTCCTTTTCGAACAGTTCCGGAGATGGgccaacattttctttttaatgatCGCCCTGTTGCAACAAATACCGGACGTGTCACCGACTGGACGCTACACCACACTAGtgcctcttatttttattctttcgGTGTCAGCTATAAAAGAGATCATCGAAGACATT AAAAGACACAGAGCGGATGACGAGACCAACCACCGCAAAGTCGAAGTTTTGAGAGCCGAAAATTGGATTTCCGTAAGATGGATGGACGTCATCGTCGGCGATATCGTCAAAGTCCTCAACAACACGTTCTTTCCAGCCGACTTGATACTTCTCTCGTCTAG CGAGCCCCAAGGGATGAGTTTCATCGAAACGGCGAATCTGGACGGCGAGACCAACCTTAAAATAAGACAAGCCCTTCCCAGTACGGCCCGATTGACGACGATCAACGATTTGAAGAACTTGTCGGGTACGATCGAGTGCGAACCCCCCAACAGACACCTCTACGAGTTCACCGGCGTCCTCAAGGAGACCAACAAAAT AGCGCAACCTCTCGGTCCCGACCAGGTGATGCTGAGAGGCGCCATGTTGCGAAACACTTCGTGGGTCTTCGGCATCGTGGCGTACACCGGTCACGAGACCAAACTGATGAGGAACTCCACCTCGGCTCCCTTGAAACGATCCAGCGTCGACAAACTCACCAACATACAAATCCTCCTCTTGTTCGGCATCTTGTTTACAATGTGTCTCATCAGCGCCATCTTCAATTTACTGTGGAACAACAATCAGAGCGGTGCCGACGACTACATTGGCCTCGAAC cGAATTCTACGCAAAACTTCGCCTACAATCTTCTCACGTTCTTGATCTTGTTCAACAATCTCATCCCGATATCGCTGCAAGTGACGCTGGAAGTGGTGCGCTTCATCCAGGCCATCTTCATCAACATGGACATCAAGATGTACCACGAGGAGAGCGACACTCCGGCGATGGCGAGGACCTCTAACCTGAACGAGGAGCTGGGCCAGGTCAAGTACATTTTCTCCGACAAAACGGGCACTTTGACTCGAAACGTGATGGAGTTCAAGCGGTGCGCCATAGGCCACGACGTGTACGACGCCCTCGCCGATAACGTCAACGACGCTCTGATTGTCAAACATCTGCGACAGGAACACAAAAACGCGGAACTGATAAAAGAGCTGTTGGTTCTCTTGTCCGTTTGTCACACCGTCATCCCGGAGAAGATGCCCGACGGGAGTGTGGTCTATCACGCGGCCTCCCCCGACGAGCGCGCCCTAGTCTACGGGGCCAGTCGCTTCGGCTACGTTTTTAAAAGTCGCACCCCGAGCTTCGTCGAGATCAACGCTCTGGGCGAGAAGCAACGCTACGAGATCCTCTCCGTTTTGGAGTTTTCGTCGGCGAGGAAACGGATGTCCGTCATAGTCAAAGATCCCGAAGgaaaaatcaaattgttttGTAAAGGCGCCGACACGGTCATCTACGAGCGTCTGGACAGTTTGGGGAGGGAACACAGCGACGTCTTGCTCCAGCACTTGGAGAATTTTGCCACGGAGGGGCTGCGCACGTTGTGTTGCGCCGTAGTTGAGTTGACGAAGGAGGACTACGAGGAGTGGAAGAAGCTCTACCACAAAGCGACGATATCGTTGCAACATCGCGAAGAAAAAGTCGAAGAGGCGGCCAACTTGATCGAACGGAAACTCAAATTGATCGGGGCGACGGCGATCGAAGACAAGTTGCAAGACGGCGTGCCCGAAGCGATAGCGACGTTGTTGAACGCAAACATCAACATCTGGGTGTTGACAGGTGACAAACAAGAGACGGCCATCAACATAGGGTATTCGTGTAAGTTGCTGTCGCACGGGATGCAGCACATCCTCCTCAATGAGGAGGGTCTAGAC AACACCAGAGAGTCAATTTTGCGGCACAACGCCGAGCTGGGCGAAAACTTGGAAAGACAAAACGACATCGCCCTGGTGATCGACgggaaaacattaaaatacgCCTTGACCTGCGAGCTACGAACCGACTTCCTCCAGCTCTGCATTTCGTGTAAAGTCGTGATATGTTGTCGGGTTTCCCCCATTCAAAAAGCGGAGGTCGTCGAGTACGTCACGAAATACACGAAAACGGTGACTCTGGCGATCGGCGACGGCGCCAATGACGTCGCCATGATCCAGAAGGCTCACGTCGGGGTGGGCATTTCGGGGGCGGAGGGATTGCAAGCGGCGTGCGCGTCCGACTACAGCATAGCCCAGTTCAGGTTTTTGTTGCGGTTGTTGTTGGTCCACGGCGCCTGGAACTACTCCAGGATGTGCAAGTTGATCCTGTACAGCTTCTACAAGAACATCTGTCTGTACGTGATCGAGCTGTGGTTCGCGATTTACTCGGGCTGGTCGGGTCAGATTTTGTTCGAGAGGTGGTCGATAGGTTTCTACAACGTGTTGTTTACGGCGTTGCCGCCTCTAGCCATGGGCCTGTTCGACAAGACTTGCAGCGACGAGGTGATGATGACGCATCCCCAACTGTACAAACCGTCGCAGAACGGCCAATTATTCAACGTGAAGGTGTTCTGGTTGTGGGTGTTCAACGGGATGATACACTCGGCGATTTTGTTCTGGTTGCCTCTGCTGATCTGCGAGCACGACATTCTGTGGATGTCGGGGCGCGACGGGGGATATCTAGTGGTCGGAAATTTCGTGTACACG taCGTCGTCATCACCGTCTGCCTGAAAGCCGGCCTCGTCACCAACTCGTGGACGTGGTTGACGCATTGCGCCATCTGGGGCTCGATCGTGCTCTGGTTCGTGTTCATTATCGCGTACAGCATGTTCTGGCCGACAGTCCCCGTCGGAAGCGTCATGTCCGGGATGTACTTAATGCTGTTCACCACTGCCGTCTTCTGGTTGGGCATGTTCCTCATACCCGCGATAGCCATCATTCCAGATTTCCTGATCAAAGT TTGTCCTCTCTCCGATGTTCTGCTCAAGATCTGGTGTCCTTGTCCTAT CATTCGCGGGACGATCTTCAAGTCGTTGACGGACGCCGTCCGAGAAGGAGAGATCCGCAAGACCGGCACCGACGTGTTCCGGGGCGAGTCCAAGAACTC ACTCTCGGAGACTGCCCGTTTGCTGAAGAACGTGTTCACGCGTCGCACCCCCCGGATTGATTTGGAGGTAGAGATGTCACGTGAgtatcacacattcacgtccCGTGCCAGCTTCTCACTTTGTGAACCCACTAATTTTGTTCTTTTGTTTCTTTACGTCTATCGGCTATTTCGTAGATGTGCAAACGCCTGGGTTACACCGGGTCGGGCGATTTTAATGCGTGTTTTTGTCAGATGGATTCGCCTTTTCGCAAGAGGAAGGCGGCGCCGTCTCGCAAACGGAGGTGATCAGAGCTTACGACACCAACATTCCCAAACCGGACGGGATGTAAAGGGAGCGGCGGCGACACGCTTCGAAACAGCCAAAACATGTGCTTTTATAGCTTGTAAGTGGTTATTTTTCATTTGA
- the ATP8A gene encoding probable phospholipid-transporting ATPase IA isoform X4, producing MPGQNIELGRLPSSPTRGAATAKKRHAPDEEDGTASSSALDRETEAGDVHAPSEDRVIFINRTQPAVSKFVNNRISTAKYSVIRFIPLFLFEQFRRWANIFFLMIALLQQIPDVSPTGRYTTLVPLIFILSVSAIKEIIEDIKRHRADDETNHRKVEVLRAENWISVRWMDVIVGDIVKVLNNTFFPADLILLSSSEPQGMSFIETANLDGETNLKIRQALPSTARLTTINDLKNLSGTIECEPPNRHLYEFTGVLKETNKIAQPLGPDQVMLRGAMLRNTSWVFGIVAYTGHETKLMRNSTSAPLKRSSVDKLTNIQILLLFGILFTMCLISAIFNLLWNNNQSGADDYIGLEPNSTQNFAYNLLTFLILFNNLIPISLQVTLEVVRFIQAIFINMDIKMYHEESDTPAMARTSNLNEELGQVKYIFSDKTGTLTRNVMEFKRCAIGHDVYDALADNVNDALIVKHLRQEHKNAELIKELLVLLSVCHTVIPEKMPDGSVVYHAASPDERALVYGASRFGYVFKSRTPSFVEINALGEKQRYEILSVLEFSSARKRMSVIVKDPEGKIKLFCKGADTVIYERLDSLGREHSDVLLQHLENFATEGLRTLCCAVVELTKEDYEEWKKLYHKATISLQHREEKVEEAANLIERKLKLIGATAIEDKLQDGVPEAIATLLNANINIWVLTGDKQETAINIGYSCKLLSHGMQHILLNEEGLDNTRESILRHNAELGENLERQNDIALVIDGKTLKYALTCELRTDFLQLCISCKVVICCRVSPIQKAEVVEYVTKYTKTVTLAIGDGANDVAMIQKAHVGVGISGAEGLQAACASDYSIAQFRFLLRLLLVHGAWNYSRMCKLILYSFYKNICLYVIELWFAIYSGWSGQILFERWSIGFYNVLFTALPPLAMGLFDKTCSDEVMMTHPQLYKPSQNGQLFNVKVFWLWVFNGMIHSAILFWLPLLICEHDILWMSGRDGGYLVVGNFVYTYVVITVCLKAGLVTNSWTWLTHCAIWGSIVLWFVFIIAYSMFWPTVPVGSVMSGMYLMLFTTAVFWLGMFLIPAIAIIPDFLIKVIRGTIFKSLTDAVREGEIRKTGTDVFRGESKNSLSETARLLKNVFTRRTPRIDLEVEMSREYHTFTSRASFSLCEPTNFVLLFLYVYRLFRRCANAWVTPGRAILMRVFVRWIRLFARGRRRRLANGGDQSLRHQHSQTGRDVKGAAATRFETAKTCAFIACKWLFFI from the exons ATGCCAGGTCAGAATATAGAACTCGGACGTCTACCTTCTAGTCCTACCAGAGGTGCTGCAACTGCCAAAAAACGCCATGCCCCAG ACGAAGAAGATGGAACTGCATCGTCGTCGGCCCTGGACCGCGAAACGGAAGCGGGGGATGTTCACGCACCGAGCGAGGATCGCGTGATATTCATCAACAGGACACAACCGGCAGTATCAAAATTCGTCAACAACCGAATATCAACCGCTAAATATAG TGTTATACGTTTCATACCGTTGTTCCTTTTCGAACAGTTCCGGAGATGGgccaacattttctttttaatgatCGCCCTGTTGCAACAAATACCGGACGTGTCACCGACTGGACGCTACACCACACTAGtgcctcttatttttattctttcgGTGTCAGCTATAAAAGAGATCATCGAAGACATT AAAAGACACAGAGCGGATGACGAGACCAACCACCGCAAAGTCGAAGTTTTGAGAGCCGAAAATTGGATTTCCGTAAGATGGATGGACGTCATCGTCGGCGATATCGTCAAAGTCCTCAACAACACGTTCTTTCCAGCCGACTTGATACTTCTCTCGTCTAG CGAGCCCCAAGGGATGAGTTTCATCGAAACGGCGAATCTGGACGGCGAGACCAACCTTAAAATAAGACAAGCCCTTCCCAGTACGGCCCGATTGACGACGATCAACGATTTGAAGAACTTGTCGGGTACGATCGAGTGCGAACCCCCCAACAGACACCTCTACGAGTTCACCGGCGTCCTCAAGGAGACCAACAAAAT AGCGCAACCTCTCGGTCCCGACCAGGTGATGCTGAGAGGCGCCATGTTGCGAAACACTTCGTGGGTCTTCGGCATCGTGGCGTACACCGGTCACGAGACCAAACTGATGAGGAACTCCACCTCGGCTCCCTTGAAACGATCCAGCGTCGACAAACTCACCAACATACAAATCCTCCTCTTGTTCGGCATCTTGTTTACAATGTGTCTCATCAGCGCCATCTTCAATTTACTGTGGAACAACAATCAGAGCGGTGCCGACGACTACATTGGCCTCGAAC cGAATTCTACGCAAAACTTCGCCTACAATCTTCTCACGTTCTTGATCTTGTTCAACAATCTCATCCCGATATCGCTGCAAGTGACGCTGGAAGTGGTGCGCTTCATCCAGGCCATCTTCATCAACATGGACATCAAGATGTACCACGAGGAGAGCGACACTCCGGCGATGGCGAGGACCTCTAACCTGAACGAGGAGCTGGGCCAGGTCAAGTACATTTTCTCCGACAAAACGGGCACTTTGACTCGAAACGTGATGGAGTTCAAGCGGTGCGCCATAGGCCACGACGTGTACGACGCCCTCGCCGATAACGTCAACGACGCTCTGATTGTCAAACATCTGCGACAGGAACACAAAAACGCGGAACTGATAAAAGAGCTGTTGGTTCTCTTGTCCGTTTGTCACACCGTCATCCCGGAGAAGATGCCCGACGGGAGTGTGGTCTATCACGCGGCCTCCCCCGACGAGCGCGCCCTAGTCTACGGGGCCAGTCGCTTCGGCTACGTTTTTAAAAGTCGCACCCCGAGCTTCGTCGAGATCAACGCTCTGGGCGAGAAGCAACGCTACGAGATCCTCTCCGTTTTGGAGTTTTCGTCGGCGAGGAAACGGATGTCCGTCATAGTCAAAGATCCCGAAGgaaaaatcaaattgttttGTAAAGGCGCCGACACGGTCATCTACGAGCGTCTGGACAGTTTGGGGAGGGAACACAGCGACGTCTTGCTCCAGCACTTGGAGAATTTTGCCACGGAGGGGCTGCGCACGTTGTGTTGCGCCGTAGTTGAGTTGACGAAGGAGGACTACGAGGAGTGGAAGAAGCTCTACCACAAAGCGACGATATCGTTGCAACATCGCGAAGAAAAAGTCGAAGAGGCGGCCAACTTGATCGAACGGAAACTCAAATTGATCGGGGCGACGGCGATCGAAGACAAGTTGCAAGACGGCGTGCCCGAAGCGATAGCGACGTTGTTGAACGCAAACATCAACATCTGGGTGTTGACAGGTGACAAACAAGAGACGGCCATCAACATAGGGTATTCGTGTAAGTTGCTGTCGCACGGGATGCAGCACATCCTCCTCAATGAGGAGGGTCTAGAC AACACCAGAGAGTCAATTTTGCGGCACAACGCCGAGCTGGGCGAAAACTTGGAAAGACAAAACGACATCGCCCTGGTGATCGACgggaaaacattaaaatacgCCTTGACCTGCGAGCTACGAACCGACTTCCTCCAGCTCTGCATTTCGTGTAAAGTCGTGATATGTTGTCGGGTTTCCCCCATTCAAAAAGCGGAGGTCGTCGAGTACGTCACGAAATACACGAAAACGGTGACTCTGGCGATCGGCGACGGCGCCAATGACGTCGCCATGATCCAGAAGGCTCACGTCGGGGTGGGCATTTCGGGGGCGGAGGGATTGCAAGCGGCGTGCGCGTCCGACTACAGCATAGCCCAGTTCAGGTTTTTGTTGCGGTTGTTGTTGGTCCACGGCGCCTGGAACTACTCCAGGATGTGCAAGTTGATCCTGTACAGCTTCTACAAGAACATCTGTCTGTACGTGATCGAGCTGTGGTTCGCGATTTACTCGGGCTGGTCGGGTCAGATTTTGTTCGAGAGGTGGTCGATAGGTTTCTACAACGTGTTGTTTACGGCGTTGCCGCCTCTAGCCATGGGCCTGTTCGACAAGACTTGCAGCGACGAGGTGATGATGACGCATCCCCAACTGTACAAACCGTCGCAGAACGGCCAATTATTCAACGTGAAGGTGTTCTGGTTGTGGGTGTTCAACGGGATGATACACTCGGCGATTTTGTTCTGGTTGCCTCTGCTGATCTGCGAGCACGACATTCTGTGGATGTCGGGGCGCGACGGGGGATATCTAGTGGTCGGAAATTTCGTGTACACG taCGTCGTCATCACCGTCTGCCTGAAAGCCGGCCTCGTCACCAACTCGTGGACGTGGTTGACGCATTGCGCCATCTGGGGCTCGATCGTGCTCTGGTTCGTGTTCATTATCGCGTACAGCATGTTCTGGCCGACAGTCCCCGTCGGAAGCGTCATGTCCGGGATGTACTTAATGCTGTTCACCACTGCCGTCTTCTGGTTGGGCATGTTCCTCATACCCGCGATAGCCATCATTCCAGATTTCCTGATCAAAGT CATTCGCGGGACGATCTTCAAGTCGTTGACGGACGCCGTCCGAGAAGGAGAGATCCGCAAGACCGGCACCGACGTGTTCCGGGGCGAGTCCAAGAACTC ACTCTCGGAGACTGCCCGTTTGCTGAAGAACGTGTTCACGCGTCGCACCCCCCGGATTGATTTGGAGGTAGAGATGTCACGTGAgtatcacacattcacgtccCGTGCCAGCTTCTCACTTTGTGAACCCACTAATTTTGTTCTTTTGTTTCTTTACGTCTATCGGCTATTTCGTAGATGTGCAAACGCCTGGGTTACACCGGGTCGGGCGATTTTAATGCGTGTTTTTGTCAGATGGATTCGCCTTTTCGCAAGAGGAAGGCGGCGCCGTCTCGCAAACGGAGGTGATCAGAGCTTACGACACCAACATTCCCAAACCGGACGGGATGTAAAGGGAGCGGCGGCGACACGCTTCGAAACAGCCAAAACATGTGCTTTTATAGCTTGTAAGTGGTTATTTTTCATTTGA
- the ATP8A gene encoding probable phospholipid-transporting ATPase IA isoform X2 encodes MVRIFTNRHGYVRLDGGVIDEEDGTASSSALDRETEAGDVHAPSEDRVIFINRTQPAVSKFVNNRISTAKYSVIRFIPLFLFEQFRRWANIFFLMIALLQQIPDVSPTGRYTTLVPLIFILSVSAIKEIIEDIKRHRADDETNHRKVEVLRAENWISVRWMDVIVGDIVKVLNNTFFPADLILLSSSEPQGMSFIETANLDGETNLKIRQALPSTARLTTINDLKNLSGTIECEPPNRHLYEFTGVLKETNKIAQPLGPDQVMLRGAMLRNTSWVFGIVAYTGHETKLMRNSTSAPLKRSSVDKLTNIQILLLFGILFTMCLISAIFNLLWNNNQSGADDYIGLEPNSTQNFAYNLLTFLILFNNLIPISLQVTLEVVRFIQAIFINMDIKMYHEESDTPAMARTSNLNEELGQVKYIFSDKTGTLTRNVMEFKRCAIGHDVYDALADNVNDALIVKHLRQEHKNAELIKELLVLLSVCHTVIPEKMPDGSVVYHAASPDERALVYGASRFGYVFKSRTPSFVEINALGEKQRYEILSVLEFSSARKRMSVIVKDPEGKIKLFCKGADTVIYERLDSLGREHSDVLLQHLENFATEGLRTLCCAVVELTKEDYEEWKKLYHKATISLQHREEKVEEAANLIERKLKLIGATAIEDKLQDGVPEAIATLLNANINIWVLTGDKQETAINIGYSCKLLSHGMQHILLNEEGLDNTRESILRHNAELGENLERQNDIALVIDGKTLKYALTCELRTDFLQLCISCKVVICCRVSPIQKAEVVEYVTKYTKTVTLAIGDGANDVAMIQKAHVGVGISGAEGLQAACASDYSIAQFRFLLRLLLVHGAWNYSRMCKLILYSFYKNICLYVIELWFAIYSGWSGQILFERWSIGFYNVLFTALPPLAMGLFDKTCSDEVMMTHPQLYKPSQNGQLFNVKVFWLWVFNGMIHSAILFWLPLLICEHDILWMSGRDGGYLVVGNFVYTYVVITVCLKAGLVTNSWTWLTHCAIWGSIVLWFVFIIAYSMFWPTVPVGSVMSGMYLMLFTTAVFWLGMFLIPAIAIIPDFLIKVCPLSDVLLKIWCPCPIIRGTIFKSLTDAVREGEIRKTGTDVFRGESKNSLSETARLLKNVFTRRTPRIDLEVEMSREYHTFTSRASFSLCEPTNFVLLFLYVYRLFRRCANAWVTPGRAILMRVFVRWIRLFARGRRRRLANGGDQSLRHQHSQTGRDVKGAAATRFETAKTCAFIACKWLFFI; translated from the exons ACGAAGAAGATGGAACTGCATCGTCGTCGGCCCTGGACCGCGAAACGGAAGCGGGGGATGTTCACGCACCGAGCGAGGATCGCGTGATATTCATCAACAGGACACAACCGGCAGTATCAAAATTCGTCAACAACCGAATATCAACCGCTAAATATAG TGTTATACGTTTCATACCGTTGTTCCTTTTCGAACAGTTCCGGAGATGGgccaacattttctttttaatgatCGCCCTGTTGCAACAAATACCGGACGTGTCACCGACTGGACGCTACACCACACTAGtgcctcttatttttattctttcgGTGTCAGCTATAAAAGAGATCATCGAAGACATT AAAAGACACAGAGCGGATGACGAGACCAACCACCGCAAAGTCGAAGTTTTGAGAGCCGAAAATTGGATTTCCGTAAGATGGATGGACGTCATCGTCGGCGATATCGTCAAAGTCCTCAACAACACGTTCTTTCCAGCCGACTTGATACTTCTCTCGTCTAG CGAGCCCCAAGGGATGAGTTTCATCGAAACGGCGAATCTGGACGGCGAGACCAACCTTAAAATAAGACAAGCCCTTCCCAGTACGGCCCGATTGACGACGATCAACGATTTGAAGAACTTGTCGGGTACGATCGAGTGCGAACCCCCCAACAGACACCTCTACGAGTTCACCGGCGTCCTCAAGGAGACCAACAAAAT AGCGCAACCTCTCGGTCCCGACCAGGTGATGCTGAGAGGCGCCATGTTGCGAAACACTTCGTGGGTCTTCGGCATCGTGGCGTACACCGGTCACGAGACCAAACTGATGAGGAACTCCACCTCGGCTCCCTTGAAACGATCCAGCGTCGACAAACTCACCAACATACAAATCCTCCTCTTGTTCGGCATCTTGTTTACAATGTGTCTCATCAGCGCCATCTTCAATTTACTGTGGAACAACAATCAGAGCGGTGCCGACGACTACATTGGCCTCGAAC cGAATTCTACGCAAAACTTCGCCTACAATCTTCTCACGTTCTTGATCTTGTTCAACAATCTCATCCCGATATCGCTGCAAGTGACGCTGGAAGTGGTGCGCTTCATCCAGGCCATCTTCATCAACATGGACATCAAGATGTACCACGAGGAGAGCGACACTCCGGCGATGGCGAGGACCTCTAACCTGAACGAGGAGCTGGGCCAGGTCAAGTACATTTTCTCCGACAAAACGGGCACTTTGACTCGAAACGTGATGGAGTTCAAGCGGTGCGCCATAGGCCACGACGTGTACGACGCCCTCGCCGATAACGTCAACGACGCTCTGATTGTCAAACATCTGCGACAGGAACACAAAAACGCGGAACTGATAAAAGAGCTGTTGGTTCTCTTGTCCGTTTGTCACACCGTCATCCCGGAGAAGATGCCCGACGGGAGTGTGGTCTATCACGCGGCCTCCCCCGACGAGCGCGCCCTAGTCTACGGGGCCAGTCGCTTCGGCTACGTTTTTAAAAGTCGCACCCCGAGCTTCGTCGAGATCAACGCTCTGGGCGAGAAGCAACGCTACGAGATCCTCTCCGTTTTGGAGTTTTCGTCGGCGAGGAAACGGATGTCCGTCATAGTCAAAGATCCCGAAGgaaaaatcaaattgttttGTAAAGGCGCCGACACGGTCATCTACGAGCGTCTGGACAGTTTGGGGAGGGAACACAGCGACGTCTTGCTCCAGCACTTGGAGAATTTTGCCACGGAGGGGCTGCGCACGTTGTGTTGCGCCGTAGTTGAGTTGACGAAGGAGGACTACGAGGAGTGGAAGAAGCTCTACCACAAAGCGACGATATCGTTGCAACATCGCGAAGAAAAAGTCGAAGAGGCGGCCAACTTGATCGAACGGAAACTCAAATTGATCGGGGCGACGGCGATCGAAGACAAGTTGCAAGACGGCGTGCCCGAAGCGATAGCGACGTTGTTGAACGCAAACATCAACATCTGGGTGTTGACAGGTGACAAACAAGAGACGGCCATCAACATAGGGTATTCGTGTAAGTTGCTGTCGCACGGGATGCAGCACATCCTCCTCAATGAGGAGGGTCTAGAC AACACCAGAGAGTCAATTTTGCGGCACAACGCCGAGCTGGGCGAAAACTTGGAAAGACAAAACGACATCGCCCTGGTGATCGACgggaaaacattaaaatacgCCTTGACCTGCGAGCTACGAACCGACTTCCTCCAGCTCTGCATTTCGTGTAAAGTCGTGATATGTTGTCGGGTTTCCCCCATTCAAAAAGCGGAGGTCGTCGAGTACGTCACGAAATACACGAAAACGGTGACTCTGGCGATCGGCGACGGCGCCAATGACGTCGCCATGATCCAGAAGGCTCACGTCGGGGTGGGCATTTCGGGGGCGGAGGGATTGCAAGCGGCGTGCGCGTCCGACTACAGCATAGCCCAGTTCAGGTTTTTGTTGCGGTTGTTGTTGGTCCACGGCGCCTGGAACTACTCCAGGATGTGCAAGTTGATCCTGTACAGCTTCTACAAGAACATCTGTCTGTACGTGATCGAGCTGTGGTTCGCGATTTACTCGGGCTGGTCGGGTCAGATTTTGTTCGAGAGGTGGTCGATAGGTTTCTACAACGTGTTGTTTACGGCGTTGCCGCCTCTAGCCATGGGCCTGTTCGACAAGACTTGCAGCGACGAGGTGATGATGACGCATCCCCAACTGTACAAACCGTCGCAGAACGGCCAATTATTCAACGTGAAGGTGTTCTGGTTGTGGGTGTTCAACGGGATGATACACTCGGCGATTTTGTTCTGGTTGCCTCTGCTGATCTGCGAGCACGACATTCTGTGGATGTCGGGGCGCGACGGGGGATATCTAGTGGTCGGAAATTTCGTGTACACG taCGTCGTCATCACCGTCTGCCTGAAAGCCGGCCTCGTCACCAACTCGTGGACGTGGTTGACGCATTGCGCCATCTGGGGCTCGATCGTGCTCTGGTTCGTGTTCATTATCGCGTACAGCATGTTCTGGCCGACAGTCCCCGTCGGAAGCGTCATGTCCGGGATGTACTTAATGCTGTTCACCACTGCCGTCTTCTGGTTGGGCATGTTCCTCATACCCGCGATAGCCATCATTCCAGATTTCCTGATCAAAGT TTGTCCTCTCTCCGATGTTCTGCTCAAGATCTGGTGTCCTTGTCCTAT CATTCGCGGGACGATCTTCAAGTCGTTGACGGACGCCGTCCGAGAAGGAGAGATCCGCAAGACCGGCACCGACGTGTTCCGGGGCGAGTCCAAGAACTC ACTCTCGGAGACTGCCCGTTTGCTGAAGAACGTGTTCACGCGTCGCACCCCCCGGATTGATTTGGAGGTAGAGATGTCACGTGAgtatcacacattcacgtccCGTGCCAGCTTCTCACTTTGTGAACCCACTAATTTTGTTCTTTTGTTTCTTTACGTCTATCGGCTATTTCGTAGATGTGCAAACGCCTGGGTTACACCGGGTCGGGCGATTTTAATGCGTGTTTTTGTCAGATGGATTCGCCTTTTCGCAAGAGGAAGGCGGCGCCGTCTCGCAAACGGAGGTGATCAGAGCTTACGACACCAACATTCCCAAACCGGACGGGATGTAAAGGGAGCGGCGGCGACACGCTTCGAAACAGCCAAAACATGTGCTTTTATAGCTTGTAAGTGGTTATTTTTCATTTGA